Proteins co-encoded in one Flavobacteriales bacterium genomic window:
- the ispG gene encoding (E)-4-hydroxy-3-methylbut-2-enyl-diphosphate synthase has product MVGSVGIGGDHPIRVQSMTTTDTMDTAATVAQSIRMIEAGCELVRVTAPSLKEAENLKDIRRQLHAAGFDTPLVADIHFTPNAAELAARIVEKVRVNPGNYADKKKFANIEYTHEEYAAELERIRKRFAPLVSICKEYGTAMRIGTNHGSLSDRILSRYGDTPQGMVESAMEFVNICEDMGYHNIVLSMKASNTQVMVQAYRLLVSHMRVTGRNYPLHLGVTEAGDGEDGRIKSAVGIGTLLEDGLGDTIRVSLTEEPEAEIPVAQALADRYALRSSQPPLPERRDLPYNPYEHSKKTSHAIGFTGGEQVPRIIMDLSAGKDLQPADLTPLGYRYSEKLDKWRIDDQACDFLYVGDHPPSFELPGTLHLLENADTTGSHNMKVMDATETSWPAEQPFMVRVLTQDVNDDFIEKLKAHPKASIILRSTHSLIMADLRNTVIEFIRQEVTNPVFAEVYYTEDDQTWPLYAATDLGALLLDGLIEGIWIRHPECSSSLLNRTSFGILQSTRTRISKTEYISCPSCGRTLFDLQETTARIRERTSHLKGVKIGIMGCIVNGPGEMADADYGYVGTGPGVITLYKGQQVVKRNIPSEEAVDALINLIKEHGDWIEAESLALNA; this is encoded by the coding sequence ATATCAGACGACAGCTCCACGCCGCAGGATTTGACACTCCCCTTGTTGCCGACATCCACTTCACTCCCAACGCAGCAGAACTGGCCGCACGGATTGTAGAAAAGGTCAGGGTCAACCCGGGCAACTATGCCGATAAAAAGAAATTTGCCAACATTGAATACACCCACGAGGAGTATGCGGCGGAACTGGAACGCATCCGGAAACGTTTCGCTCCCCTGGTATCCATCTGCAAGGAATACGGCACAGCCATGCGTATCGGCACCAATCACGGATCACTCTCTGATCGCATCCTAAGTCGTTACGGTGACACCCCTCAAGGAATGGTGGAATCAGCCATGGAATTCGTAAATATTTGCGAGGACATGGGATACCACAACATCGTGCTTTCCATGAAGGCCAGCAATACCCAGGTGATGGTACAGGCATACCGGTTATTGGTATCTCACATGAGGGTAACAGGAAGAAATTACCCCCTGCATCTGGGTGTGACCGAGGCGGGAGACGGTGAAGATGGCCGGATCAAGTCAGCTGTAGGCATCGGAACATTGCTTGAAGATGGACTGGGAGATACCATCCGGGTTTCCCTGACGGAAGAACCCGAGGCTGAGATTCCTGTCGCACAGGCATTGGCAGACAGGTACGCATTAAGATCCAGTCAGCCCCCTTTGCCCGAGCGCAGGGACCTGCCATACAATCCATACGAGCACAGCAAAAAAACAAGCCATGCTATCGGCTTTACAGGTGGTGAACAGGTACCGAGGATCATTATGGATTTGAGTGCCGGCAAAGACCTGCAGCCTGCCGATCTGACCCCACTGGGCTACAGGTATTCCGAGAAACTGGACAAGTGGCGGATTGATGATCAGGCCTGTGATTTCCTATACGTAGGTGATCATCCACCCTCTTTCGAACTTCCCGGAACATTGCATCTTCTGGAGAACGCAGACACCACCGGCAGTCATAACATGAAGGTTATGGATGCTACGGAAACTTCATGGCCTGCGGAACAACCATTCATGGTAAGGGTACTCACGCAGGATGTGAATGATGACTTCATTGAAAAGTTGAAAGCCCACCCAAAAGCATCGATCATCCTGAGAAGTACTCATTCCCTCATCATGGCCGACCTGAGGAATACAGTCATCGAATTCATCCGGCAGGAAGTGACAAACCCCGTGTTTGCTGAGGTCTATTACACCGAAGACGACCAGACATGGCCGTTATATGCTGCAACGGATCTGGGAGCACTTTTACTCGACGGTCTTATTGAAGGCATCTGGATACGACACCCGGAATGTTCATCTTCCCTGCTGAACCGGACCTCCTTTGGTATTCTTCAATCAACACGGACTCGCATCTCAAAAACCGAGTACATCTCGTGTCCTTCGTGCGGACGCACGCTGTTCGACCTGCAGGAAACCACAGCCCGGATCAGAGAACGTACCAGTCATCTCAAAGGTGTGAAGATCGGCATCATGGGATGTATCGTGAACGGGCCTGGAGAAATGGCTGATGCCGACTACGGATATGTAGGAACGGGTCCCGGTGTCATTACCCTATACAAAGGACAACAGGTGGTAAAACGCAACATTCCTTCAGAAGAAGCAGTGGATGCGCTCATCAATCTCATCAAAGAGCACGGCGACTGGATCGAAGCCGAGAGCCTCGCCCTGAATGCATAA